A segment of the Limisphaera ngatamarikiensis genome:
GGACTACTGACGCACGCCTGCGCTCTCACCGCAAGAGACGCCGCCCCCGCAACCGGTCCAGCCCCGGCCGGGGCTGTCGTTGCAGCCGACCCGAGCCGAACGGACAAGTTTTCCACACCGGCTGGAGGCGCTGACAGTCGGCCGGCAACAACGCCGGGCTGATCCGGCACAACACCCCCCGCACGGCCACGCCACTCCCCAAGCCGACCCGCGAGTGGTGCTCATGCAGGCCAACCATCAGACCCTGCCAGTCGCCCGCCCTCTCGGCGGTGCTGCGGAACTGCTGGTGATCGGCGAAACTCTCCACTGCCACGATGCAATGGCCCCACCAGTTCAGCCAACCGGCTGAAAGCCGGATGGTCCGGAGGGCCAGGGCGCAGCTGGCCAGATCGAGCAGTGACAGCGTTGGCGGCATGTTGGAAAATCAGCACGAGCAGGGGAATGCGCCCGGTCTCCTTCTGCCCCGCCCTCCGCACCCGCTGAAAAAAGCATGCCCTCTCGAATTAGCGCTGAGCAGGCGCCCGTGGGGCGGTCACCGGCCCGGGGGGTGCCGGGTCGAGCCGCAGGGGTGTGCAGGGATCGGCGTCCGATGCGGCTCACAGGTTGAGTGGCGTCAGAGAGTTGCACAAGGATTCCTGATGGATAGACTCGGTCGGATCTCGGACTCTAAACCACAAAGTGGCGGATAACCATGAAAGCGAAAGCCCGATCCTCCACGGTTTGTGCAGTTTTGCTCCTGGTTCAGTCGCCTGCGTACCTGGCGGTTCGTGCCCAGGAACCGGCCGTGGTGCCGTTGCCCAAGCCGCAGATGCAGGGTGGCAAGCCCGTTCTGGACGCGTTGCGTGAGCGGCGGTCGTCCCGGAGTTTTCGGCCGGACAAGCTTCCGCCGGAGTTGCTGGGGACACTGCTGTGGGCGGCGTTCGGGGTCAACCGACCGGCGGACGGGCACCGGACGGCGCCGTCGGCCATGAACCGCCAAGAGATTGACGTTTACGTCTGTACGGCTGATGGGGTCTACCTCTACGACGCGCCGGGGCACGCGTTGCGGGTGATCCGACGGGAAGACATGCGCGCGGCCACGGGTCGGCAGGATTTCGTGCGGGTGGCGCCGCTCAATCTCGTGCTGGTGGCTGATTACGGTCGGATGACGCGGGTGCCGGACGACAAAAAGCCGGTCTGGTCGGCCGTGAGCGCGGGGGCCATTGTGCAGAACGTGTATTTGTTATGTGCCTCGGAAGGGCTCGCCACGGTGGTGCGCGGAACGTTTGACGAGGCGGAACTGGCGCGGGCCCTACAATTGCGTCCGGAGCAGAAGGTGGTGGTGGCCCAGACGGTGGGTTGGCCGGCCGCGACTTCGGAGACGGCGCCGGCAATGCCCCGGCAGTGAGTCTGGCGGACCCTTGGCGAAGCCGGTCCGCACACCGGATTTGCAGGCCAGCCGTGCGTTGCGCAGTTTGCACACGGGCAAAACCCGGCTAGGCTCGGATCATGAGATTTGCGTCGCGGGCGGAGGCGGGTCGGCTGTTGGCGAGGCATCTGGCCGGGGCCGGGGTGAGCGCGGATGTGGTTGCAAGCCTGCCGCGGGGCGGCGTGGTGGTGGCAGCGCCCGTGGCACGGCTTCTGGATGCGCCTTTAACTGCGTGGGCGGTGCGCAAGATCGGACACCCCTTGAACCCCGAGTTTGCGGTGGGCGCCCTGGCCGAGCCGGATGTGCTGTGGTTGGACGAACGTTGGGTCCGGCACGATCCCGACCTGCATCGGGAGCTGCGGCGCATTGTGGCGAAGGAGCAGGAGACGATGGTGGCGCTGGCCGGGTTTCTGCATCCCCAGGGATTGCCGCCGCTCCGGCACCGCCGGGTTCTGCTGGTGGACGACGGACTGGCCACCGGTGCCACGGCTTGTGCGGCGGCCCTGGCGGTGCGCAAACAGGATGCCGAAGCGGTGGTGGTGGCCGCACCCGTGGCCTCGCCGGAAGCGGTGGAGCGGCTTCGTCAGGTGGCGGACGATGTGCATGTGCTGTGGTGTGATCCGGACTTTGCGGCCGTGGGGCATTACTATGAGTCGTTTGAGCCCCCGGACGCGGAGGAGCTGAGACGGCTGTTACAGCCGGACGACAAGGGCTGAACCGGTAGCATGCCCGAGTTGCCCGAGGTGGAGGTTTTGGTGCGCCACCTGCGCGCGCGGGTGGAGGGCCGTCGGATTTGCGAGGCCCGGGTTCTGCGGCCGGCCCTGCTGGAATCGGCAACGGTGGAGGAAGCCCTCGCGCGTTGGGTGGGGCGCCGCATCGAAGCGGTGCGCCGCCGGGGCAAGTACATTTGGCTGGGTTTGGCCGTGGCGGGATGCGATTGGGTGGAAGGTTTCTGGCTGCACCTGGGGATGACGGGCCGGCTCTGGTTGCAACCGCAGGAGGCGCCATTGCCCCTGCACACGCGCGCCTTTTGGGACCTGGAGGATGGGCGGTTGGTTTTCAGCGACCCACGGGCGCTGGGCCGGTGCGGTTTTGGGAGCGAGGCGTTGCAGCGGCTGGGGCCGGAACCATTGGATCGGTCTTTCACGGCGGTCCGGTTGCATCGTCAACTGGGACGCTCCCGCCAAAGCCTCAAGGTGCGGCTGATGGACCAGACCGTGGTGGCGGGTTTGGGCAACATTTACGTCTGCGAGAGTCTGTGGGAGGCCGGGTTGTCGCCGTTCCGGTCCGCCGAAACGCTGGGCCGGGCCGAGTGCGTGCGATTGGCGGCGGCCATTCGGCGTGTACTGCGGCGGGCCATCCGGTTCGGATCCGGCCTTGAGCTGGATTGGGCCGGGACGGGGCGGGACCGGCTTTTTTACTTTGGCCGTGCGTCCGGGGGCGAAGGGCGAAGGCCGGAGCGGTTTGCGGTGTATGAAAGGGAGGGCCGGCCCTGTCGCAGATGCGGCGCATCCGTCCGGCGTGTGCGGCAGGCGGGTCGCAGCACGTACTATTGTCCGGTTTGTCAGGTCTGAGCGGGGGTGGAAGCCGGTGAAGCCGCTGCGCTCCCACCGCCCGCACCGGCAGGCGAGGTGTCAGGTTCGGTGGCGGTTTCGGCCGAATCCGACTTTCTGGCCAGCCCGAGCAACTCGGCCCGACGCTGGATGAACTGGGCCAGCACGCTCACGGCGATTTCGTTCACGCCGATGGCGTGGATGGGCAGGCCGACCGGGCAGACCAGCCGATCCAACTGCTCCGGCGTGGCGAGTTTCTGGCGAAGAAACTGTTCGCGGATCAACCGGGCTTTGCGACGGCTACCGATCATGCCGAGGAACGCGAAGGGTCGGTGGATCCATTCGGACAGGACCAGTGCGTCGTGTTGATGTCCGCGCGTCACGATGAGTCCGAACGTGGGCACCCGCGGGAACGACTCCTGCAACAGTTCGTGCCACGGGCCCACCCGCAGGCAGGTCGCCTCCGGAAAGAGCCGGTGATTGGCCAGGCCCGGCCGATCGTCGAACACGGTCACGTGAAAGTCCAGTTGAAGGGCCAGGGGTGCCACGGCCTGGGCCACATGTCCGGAGCCGGCGATCCAGAGGGCCAATGGCGGGTGGACCGTTTCCTGGTAGAGCCATGCGCCGCCGGTGTCCTCAACGCGCGCGATGGTGAAGTCGTCGCGCACCCCCCAGCGGACCGGTTCGGTTACGCGGGCCAGCAGGGTCCAGAGGTCACCGTGTTGATGGGCTCCGGGCAGAATCAATCCATAGACCCGGCCGCCGCAGATCAGGCCGTCATCCCAGCCGAAGTCGTGGTCGAGGAGCAGGTCGAACGTATCGGGCTTTCCCGAGCGCAACGCACGGAGGGCGCGGGCCTGAACCTCGGCTTCCAAGCAGCCTCCGCCCAGGGTGCCCACGATCCCGCCGTCCGGAAGGAACAGGGCCTTGGCGCCGGTACGTTGGGGGCTGGAACCTTTGACCCTGGCGATCAGGCCCAGGGCAAACGGTTGGCCCGCTGCCGAGAGCCGGGCCATTTCCTCATAAATGCGTCGGGTCATGGTGCCGGGAGCGGGTGGACGTCGGACTTCGTTCGAACTCAGAACAAGGTGTTGACCAGGAGGCTCATGACACTGAGCGGACCCTGGTCTTCCAGGGCTTCGGTGGCCTTGTCGAGTTTCTGCAGGGTGAGCCGGGCGTTCTTGTACAGGGCATCGTCATTGACCAGTTTGCCGACCGACCCCTCGCCGCGGTTGATTTTTTGGAGGATTTCCCGGAGCTGGGTTACGGCGTTGGTGGATTCCTGGTAAAGGGCGGGGTCGGTGAGCAACCGGCCCAGGGTGCCCTGTCCGGCGCGTGCGTCGGCCAGCAGGCCCCGGGCATCCGCCACGGCCTGTTGCACGCTGTCGAGCGTGTGGTCGAGGTTCGACACCGTGTTCAGGGCCGCTGCGTGGAGGGCATCGCTGTAGATCAACCGGCCGATGGTGCCCTCGCCCGAGCGGATCTGGGTGGTCACGTCGCGGAGGTTGGTGAGGGTCTGGCTCAACGCACCGCTGTTTTGCCGCACGAAATCGGTCAGGGGCCCCAGCAGATTGTCGATTTTATCGCCGGTGAAGCTGCGGGTGAGGTTTTCCACGCCCGAGGCCACGGAATCCAGGCGCGCCATCAACGCGGCGAAATCGGGTTGTTCAGCCGACTTCAGCACGGTGTCGTTCACCGCCCGCGGGGCCTCGGGTCGCCCGAAATCGAGGGACACGTAGTTCTGGCCCATCAGGCCGGTGAACTTGATGGTGGCGACACATTCGGTGTTCACGGGGTGATCGGGTCGGAGTTTCATGGTGACGCGGACGCGGTCGCCTTCGAGCCGGATGTCCTCGACCCGTCCGATGTCCACGCCGGCCATCTTGACGCGGTCCCCCACCTTCAGCTCCAGCACGTTGCGAAACAGCGCGTGGACGCGCGGTCCCTGGCGGAACCGTTCCCATCCGCCGGCCATTTCCATCACCAGCACACCGGCCACCAGGGCCACGGCCACAAACATGCCCAACCGGGTCTCCAACGAATCTTTCATGTGCGCACCTCCTGGGAAGCTTGCAGCGTTGCCGCCTGAAGAAACCGTTGCAGGACCGGATCCGGATGGTGGGCCAGCCGATCCGGCCGGTCCACCGCCACCAACCGGCCCTCATTCAAAAAACCAATCCGGTCGCCCACCGCAAAGGCCAGGTCACGATCATGGGTCACCACGATCGAGGTGACCCCGATGCGATCCCGCAGGCTCAGGATTTCCTCGGCGATCACGCGGGCGGACAGCGGGTCCAGTTCGCTTGTGGGTTCATCGTAGAGAATCAGCTGCGGTTCCATGACCAGCGCGCGGGCGATGGCCACCCGTTTGCGCATGCCGCCGGAGAGCTGGCCGGGCAGTTTGTCCTCCGTGCCGCTCAATCCCACCAGCGCCAGCTTTTCCGCCACGATCCGCCGGATCTCCTCCGGCGGTCGCAGCCGATGTTCGCTCAGATACAGACCCACGTTCTCCGCCACGGTCAGGGAATTCAGCAGGGCACCCGATTGAAACACCATGGCCACCCGGTAACGGTCCAGCACGCCGGGCCCGCGCACCGGTTCGCCCTGGATCCGGATCTCGCCCGCGTCGGGTTCCTCCAGCCCGATGATGTGCCGCAACAGCACGCTTTTGCCGCTACCGCTGGGGCCCATCAGCACAAACACCTCGCCCGGAGCCACCGAAAAGCCGATCCCGCGCAGGACCTCTTCGGTGCCGAAACGTTTCCGCAGGTCGCGCACCTCCACCGCCACGCCGTCCGACTGCGCATGCGAGGTCGTGTTCATGAGAGCAAGAGCCGGGTCAGGATGTAATCGCACACCACGATCAACACAATGGAGTTCACCACCGCCTTGGTCACCGAGCGGCCGATGCCGCGCGGGCCGCCCCGGGTTGTGAGCCCCTGGTGACAGCAGATGACGCCCACGATCAGGGCAAACACGAAGCTTTTGAACAAACCGTTGAGCACATCCTCCAACGCCACCACGTCCCGCAGATTCTCGAAAAACGCCTGAAAACCGATGGCAATCCGGTCGTTGTAGGCCGCCACCAGGGCGCCACCGAACCAGCCGACCATGATCGCCACCATCACCAACAACGGCAGGGCCACCGCCAGCGCCACCAACCGCGGCAGAACCAGAAAATGCACCGGATCGATCCGCATCGTCCGCAGCGCGTCGATCTCCTGGTAGACCTGCATGGAGCCGATTTCCGCGGCCATGGCCGACCCGTTCCGTCCGGCAATCAGAATCGCCATCATCACGGGCGCCAGTTCCTTGCAAATGGACACCCCCACGATCCCGCCCACGGCTGCAGCCAGTCCGCGGTCCACCAACACCGGGCCGGTTTGCAACGCCACCACCGCCCCGATGAAAAACGACAGCATGCAAACCATCAGCAGGCTGGCGTTGCCGATCTCGTAAAACTGCTCGAACACCTTGCGGCGATGCCGCCACACCAGCGGCAACGCCCGCAGGGTCCGCCCGAACAACAACACCATTTCGCCCAGGTTCCGAAACATGGCAAATCCTCAGCCTCCGGCTCCCCCACCCGGCCGGGCGCCCGGGCCGGGCTGCGATTTTCCCGGCGCGGAAACGCTCTGGGTGCCGGACTGGCCGGTCCCGGACCGCCCGCCCACCGGCAACCCAAACACCCGCCAGCGCAACCCGGCCGCATCCGATTCATACCGGACCGCTCCGAACAACAGCGAGCCTTTTCGCCCCGCGGGCGTCCGATCCCATCGCCAGAGATTCCACAGCAATGATCCGGCGGCGCGGCCGGTTACCGGATCTTGTTCCATGCGCCAAACCGACCACAGCGGGCTGTAGTTCCGCTCCACACCCGGATTGCCCGGCAGCACCGGCTCCAACAGTGCCACCACCTGCAGTCGGCTCCGGCCCTGTTCATCCTCGCGATACACGGCCAGTGGCCACAACGCGCGCCGCAGCCGCCGCCCCTCCACCAGCCGTTCCTCCACGTCCCGATACACAAACAGACCCACGCGACGCTCGGTACGGTCCACGGATTCCGTGGTGCTGTGCCGTTCCTGCCACAGCGGCCACAAAATGAATTGGCGCGTCTGACGGGGGGCGGTGGAGACGCCGTACAGGGGCCAGAACCGGTGCGTGGATCGTCCGGGACCTTCGCCCCAAACCACAAACGGCCAGGGTGCACCCACCTCGTGATAACCGCTGACGGCGTTGGTGCTGAAGGTCACGCCCAGAGGCCAGCCCCAAGACCGGCTCTGCTGCCGGGCCGATACCGTTTCGGCATAGAACGGTAGCACGGCCCTCTGGTGAACCGGCTCTTCGGTGCCGAGCCCCGTGTGGGCGTCGAGATAAACCGGCCACAGCACGAAGCGTTTCCGGTGCCCCGGCACGGATTCGGTTTCGTCCCATGCGTTGGTGCGCGTGGTGGGCACTTTTTCCTCCCGGCCGTAAAACGGCCAGAATTGCCATCCCTCAAGACCCGGACCGCGTCGGGTGTGGAACAGGGGGTACAACCAGTTCTCCGTGATCACCTCCCGCTTGCGTGTGCGGCTCCACAGCGGGAACAGCACCACATCGATCTCGTCCCGGAACAGCCGGTTCTCCAAATGTCCGTACAAGGGCAGGATGGCGAAGGAACGGCGCGCGGGGTCTTCGGATCGCTGCCAGAACAGCAGGGGAAACAGCGTGAACCGCTCCGTGGTGCGGTCGGACTGGTCCTGCCCGCGGCTCCATGACAACACCTGGAGCAGTTGCCAGCGGGCTTCCGGCCCTGTCCGGTCGTATGTGCACAGCGGATAAAGCACGTCCACCGAGGAGCGCTCCAGCCCGTTCCATTGCTGCACGGAAACCAACGGATGCAGGGCCCGGGTCACGGTCTCATCGTCCTGTTGCCAGCTCAAGAACGGCCCCAGGGCTTCGGTGCGCCTGCCCTCGCGCAAGGTCAGTTGAAAGTCGTGGAACAACGGGCCGGCCTCGAATGCCGTCACCTGCATGGCCGAGGCAAGCAGTCCCGTGATCATGCATCGTCGCAACCGTTGAGGCCAACCCGTACGCACGTTGCGCGCTCCATTAGCCCACCCACCCTGCACCGTCAAGCCGACCGCCGGGATCGATACAGGTTCCCGGTGGCCGGTGCGTGCCCGGCCCGGCCAACCCGCGGCCAACCGGGGGCCGGCCGCAGCCGGGGGCGGTCCGCAAATCCCACACGGCTCCGGCACCGGGCGGTTCCGCGGAACCCGTGCATGGGCCGTCCCGGGTCCTGCCGGGGGCTCAACCCCTCCGCAGGGTGCCGCGGGTGACACCCAGTTGGTGCACCAGACGCAACTCGCGCCACAACGTTTCACCGTCGATCTCGCCTCGCAACAGTGCGGCGTAGCGCGAGAGGGTCCGGACCACCTCGTCACCCGGTTCCTCCACAAACTCGATGCGAAAATGTCGCACGCCGGCCCGTATCAGTCGCCCGGCGTATTCGGCTCCGGTCTGGGCCCGGGCGTTGAAGACCGTGTTGCGGCATCCGGCGTCGGCTTTCACCGGATGCAGCGCACCCACCCGATCCCGCAACTGCACGCGGTGTTTCTCGCAGGGGCGGCCGCAGTCCCGGTAGTCATGTCCCTGCGACAAAAACGCGCAGAACACGCAGTGCTCCATGTGAAACATGGGCATGTGCTGGTGGAGGGTGACCTCCACGCGACCCGGCGGGAGGGCCCGCACCAGGGCCTCCAACTGGTCGGCGTCCAGGTCGTAACTGGCGGTGACCCGTTCCACGCCGAACCGCTCCAGGAAAAAGGCCGCTGCCAGATGATTCGCCACGTTCAGAGTGGCGTCGCCCACACAGCGCTGCCCGTGGAAGTGGTACAACTGGTCCGCGTTCCGGACCAGGAAACCGTCCGCACGGCTCGCCGCCAACTGCCTCAGGATCCATTCCTCGCCCGGCTTGCAAATGCGCGGGCCGGCCACCCAAATCGTCGCCGGCCGGCTGCGCCCCGCATTGATTCGGCGCACCCGTTCCACCGCGGCGGGGTACTGCTTCGGGTTCTCAAAGTCGCAATAGATCGTTTCCGCGCCCCAGTTCAGGGCCGCGTCCAACTGCTCCATGGACCGGACCAGCACAGTCAACGCGGGCCCGGCCGGCACACCGGGGGCTGGAGCGGGCCCGTCGGCGGAGACCTCATCGCGGGTGCGCGGACCCGTCACCGGTTCGGCCCGCACGGTCCAACGCGGAGGTTCCTTCCGGAGCCTTTCCAATTGGGCCACGGCTTCGCGCCGCAACCGGTTCAGCTCTCGAAAGGGCAGCAGCACCGACCCCTCCAAAGCGCATTCCAACCCCGCCAGATAAAACGGTGTACCGCCCAAGCGCCCGAGTTGTTCCTGCAGGACCTCCGGCGTCAGGGGCCGGTCCCGCGCCGGCTCCAACCGCAGGGCCGACCGCACCGTCACCGACCGTCCCTGCTCATCCGTCACGCAAAGTTCCATGGGTGCGCCCGCCTGACCGCGCACACGCATGATCACGGGACGGCAGTAGCGCGGTTGATCTCCTTCGAAGGAACGTCGCCACGATCGCTCCAGGGCCGGGTCGCTGGTCTTCCACACCTTTTGGCCCGGGCGCACACGCGCCCAGCGGATGGTCCCGTGTCCAAACCGCAGACGCAACCGGGCCACATCGCTACCGTCCCGCCCCACCGGTTCAACCGCATGGACCCGACCGCCCTCCTCTTCCACCTCCGGGTGCCCGGCGTCGAATACCACACCGTCCCCGGGCCGAACCGGTCCCACCGCGGCCAGGATCACCGAACCGTTTTCCACCCGCACCACTTCGCCCAGGTACACACCTCGTTTCTTGCCAAAGCGACCGTGGACCAGTGCCTGATTATCGATGCCGCGCAGCCAACCCGTGTACAACCCGCGCGAGAAAGCCATTTCGAGACCGTACCGGGTCTCCGGGTCCACATTCCAAACCGGCGGCAGTTCCTCCGGTGTCCGCGCCATGGCGGCCAGGCGGTCCAGGGCCTGCCGATACGCCCGCGTCACGTTCGCCACGTACTCGGGGGATTTGAGCCGACCTTCAATCTTCAGCGAAGCCACCCCGGCACGGATCAGCTCCGGCAGGAGCTCCAGACCCATCAAATCCTGCGGGCTCAGCAGGTACTGGCGGTCACCCAGGGGTACCGGCCGGTCGTCGGCCACCAGTCCGTAGGGTAACCGACACGCCTGCGCGCACTCGCCCCGGTTGGCCGAGCGCTGGCCCAGGGATTCGCTGGTCAGGCACTGACCCGAATAGGCCACGCAGAGCGCACCATGCACAAACACCTCCAGCGGCAGCGGCCGCCCGGCCGGATGCCGCGCCTGCGTCTCCTGAATCCGCCGGATTTCAGGGATCGAACATTCCCGCGCCAGCACCACCAACTGGCAGCCCAGTTCCCGGGCCAGATCCACGCCGGCCGCGCTGGTGATCGTCATCTGCGTGGAGGCATGCATGGGGAAGTCCGGCGAGAGCATGCGGACCAGCCGCGCCACCCCCACGTCCTGCACCACGACCGCGTCCACGCCGGCAACCATCATGGCGCGCAACAGTGCCTCTGCTTGCGGAAGTTCCGGCTCAAACACCAGCGTGTTGAAGGTCACATAGCCGCGGACGCCCCGCAGGTGCAGCCACTCCATCAGCGCCGGCAGCTCCTCCACCGTGAAGTTGCGGGCGCGCATCCGCGCATTGAAAAGCTCGAGACCGAAATAGATCGCGTCGGCCCCGTTCTCGACCGCGGCCCGTACACAATCCCAGTCGCCCGCCGGCGCCAACAACTCCGGCAGCCACGCAGGTCGGGCCGGAGGGACCCGGCACTCCGGCACGATCGCGGGCTCGCGTGCTTGTACTGACACAGCCGTTTCCACCGCCGCTCAAGGTGCTCCGGCTTGGTCCCACTGGCAAGGTTCACCCCACGGCGGTGGGCGCTCCGGGCTCACCGGCCGTTTGCCGCAGCGGCGGTTTTTCCTCAGGTCGACCCAATCCCCGCGGTGGCCGACCGCGCACCGGACCCCGGACCAGGCCGCTCCACACACCCGATCCCCAGCAGGCGTGAATCATGAACAAGACCAAGGGCAGCACCAACCCACTGCGGCGGTCCCAACCCCCGGGCCGGGGCGGACGGGTCAGCTTGATCGTGGCCAGACCCAACCAGGCCGCGTAAAGCAGCCCCCACGCAGCCGCCACCGGAACCCAGGTTCCATCCATCAGAGCCGCGCCCCCCAAGCCCACGTTCGCAGCCATCCACAACGGCGGCACGGCATGACGGGGTTGCAAGGAACCCGGTGCCATTGTCAGGAACCGGCCCTTCCAATGCCCGTACCGGAGGTATTGTCGGGCCAACCGGCCCAGCGTAGATCGGACCCGGTACTGTGCGCGCACCCCGGGCAGGAGGATCACCCTGCCGCCGGCCTGCCGCAGCCGGTAGTTGAATTCGTAATCCTCGTGACAGGGAAAGCCTTCATGAAACAGGCCCACCTGCTCGAACGTCTCCCGGCGCGTCACCCAGAACGGGACACTGTCCACGGTCTGCACCGGGTCGGACGTTGAAACGGTTCTGTACCGTGCGTTGCCCACGCCCCATGGGGAGGCGACCGCCCGCGCCACCGCCGCCCCCAGCCAACCTTCCCCCACGCAATCCCATGCCCCTCCCACCATCACCAGACCCGGCTCGCGATCCAATCGGGCCACGCACTCACGCAAATACCCGGGCGGCCATATGCCATGTCCATCCAACCGGGCCAGCAACTCCCCGCGAGCGGCCCTGAGCCCGAGGTTCAAACCCACGGGGATGATTCGCCGCGGGTTCTCCAGCAGTCGCAGTCGTGGATCCTGCCGGGCCAGTCGCGCCAGAATATCCCGCGTCCCGTCCGTGGAGCCGCCGTCCACGACGCACACTTCCAGATCATCTCGCGGCCAATCCTGGCCCAACACCGAGCAGACCGCGGCCTCGATGGAATCGGCCTCGTTCCACACCGGCATGATGACGGAAACCAACCGCCGCATTGCCCGCCTTCTAAACGTGCGCTTCCCTTTTTGCGTCAAGTCCGCCCGGTCCCGTCCCTGGCGCCCCCACCGCAAATCAATGCTTCGGATTGCAACAAGCCCCTGGTACGGCCCTGCCCGGCGCCCGGCCTCCCGTGCTCACCGTCCCGCCTGGCAACCGCAGGGCAGCAGCGGCGCAAGGCTTGTGGCGATCCCCACCAAGGACCGGTTCAGCCCCGCCACCCGGCCGACCCCATCCTGCCCTGACCCGCCACGGCTCTCCCCCGCCGGAGCCGGTGCAGCTGTCAGCCTGCCCGGGCGGGTCCCGCCTTCTCCAGCCGCGCAATGAACCGCCCCAGCCGCTTCATCGCCTCTTTCAACTGTTCCATCCCGGTGGCATACGCACACCGGAGGAAGCCCTCCCCGCAATCGCCAAAGGCCGTACCCGGCACGGCCGCCACTTTCTCCTCCTGCAACAACCGGAGGGCAAACTCCTTCGAGGTCAGTCCGAAACGCCGGATCTCCGGAAACGCGTAAAACGCGCCCCGCGGTTGGGAACAGGGCAAACCCAGATCCCTCAACGCCGACGCCACAAAATTGCGCCGGCGCCGGTACTCGTCCACCATTTCGCGCACGTCCTGTTCCGGTCGTGTCAGTGCCTCCAGGGCCGCCTTTTGACTCAGCGACGACGCACAAAGCATGGTGTACTGGTGAATCTTCATCATCGCCTCGGTGAGTTCCGGCGGCGCACAGGCATAACCGAGCCGGAACCCCGTCATGGCCCAGGCCTTGGAGAAGCCGTGCAGGAAGATGGTGCGCTCGCGCATCCCCGGCAAACTGACCAGGCTGACATGCGGCGCGTCATAGGTCAGCTCGGCGTAGATCTCGTCCGTGATTACCAACAGGTCGTGTTTTCGGACGAAATCGGCGATGTCTTCCAGGTCCCGCCGGTCCATCACCGCACCGGTGGGGTTGTTGGGAAAATTCAGCAAAAGCACCTTGGTCCGGGGCGTGACCCTTGCCTCGAGCATGGCCCGGGTCAACCGGAAACCGTCTTCGGGCCGGGTTTCCACCGCCACCGGCACGCCGTGCGCAAACAGGACCAGCGCACGATACGACACGTAACAGGGCTCGTGATACAGGACCTCGTCCCCCGGGTTGATCAGGGCCCGCAAGGCCAGGTCCAACGCCTCACTCACACCCACGGTCACCAGGATTTCCGTCTCCGGGTTGTACTCCGCACCGAACTGCTGCGCCACGTACCGCGACAACGCCCGTCGCAGCTCCAGATACCCGAGATTGCTCGTGTAATGGGTGGCGCCCCGTTCCAGCGCAAACACCGTGTACTCGCGCACGTGCCACGGCGTGTCAAAATCCGGTTCCCCGATGCTGAGACTGATCACGTCCCGCATCGTGCTGACAATGTCGAAGAAATCACGGATGCCCGACCGCGGAATGTCCCGCACCTGCCGGGCCAGCCGGTCACGGAGAGACAGCGAGCCGTTCATCGGGAGACTCCGGATGCATCAGAACACCCAGCCGCTTGTACGTCTTGAGCATGAAGTGAGTGGCCGTGGACAACACCCCTTCCAGCGGTGCCAGTTTCTCGCTCACGAACGCCGCCACCTCGCGCAGGTTGCGACCCTCCACGAACAACAGCAGATCGTACGCGCCGCTCATCAGGTACGCCGACCGCACTTCCGGAAACCGGCTGATCCGCTCGGCGATACGATCGAACCCACCCTCGCGCTGCGGCGTGACCTTCACCTCGATCACCGCCGTCACCTTGTCCAGATCCAGCCGGTCCTCATTCAGAATCGCCTGATACCCGCGAATGATCCCCGCCTTTTCGTATTCCCGGATGCGCGCCTCCACCTCCTCCACCGAGAGGTTCAGCATGCGGGCGATCGTCTCGCGCGATTCCAGCGCGTTGCTGGCCAGGATTTTCAACAGCTCGTCCA
Coding sequences within it:
- a CDS encoding MlaE family ABC transporter permease, with the translated sequence MFRNLGEMVLLFGRTLRALPLVWRHRRKVFEQFYEIGNASLLMVCMLSFFIGAVVALQTGPVLVDRGLAAAVGGIVGVSICKELAPVMMAILIAGRNGSAMAAEIGSMQVYQEIDALRTMRIDPVHFLVLPRLVALAVALPLLVMVAIMVGWFGGALVAAYNDRIAIGFQAFFENLRDVVALEDVLNGLFKSFVFALIVGVICCHQGLTTRGGPRGIGRSVTKAVVNSIVLIVVCDYILTRLLLS
- a CDS encoding U32 family peptidase produces the protein MPECRVPPARPAWLPELLAPAGDWDCVRAAVENGADAIYFGLELFNARMRARNFTVEELPALMEWLHLRGVRGYVTFNTLVFEPELPQAEALLRAMMVAGVDAVVVQDVGVARLVRMLSPDFPMHASTQMTITSAAGVDLARELGCQLVVLARECSIPEIRRIQETQARHPAGRPLPLEVFVHGALCVAYSGQCLTSESLGQRSANRGECAQACRLPYGLVADDRPVPLGDRQYLLSPQDLMGLELLPELIRAGVASLKIEGRLKSPEYVANVTRAYRQALDRLAAMARTPEELPPVWNVDPETRYGLEMAFSRGLYTGWLRGIDNQALVHGRFGKKRGVYLGEVVRVENGSVILAAVGPVRPGDGVVFDAGHPEVEEEGGRVHAVEPVGRDGSDVARLRLRFGHGTIRWARVRPGQKVWKTSDPALERSWRRSFEGDQPRYCRPVIMRVRGQAGAPMELCVTDEQGRSVTVRSALRLEPARDRPLTPEVLQEQLGRLGGTPFYLAGLECALEGSVLLPFRELNRLRREAVAQLERLRKEPPRWTVRAEPVTGPRTRDEVSADGPAPAPGVPAGPALTVLVRSMEQLDAALNWGAETIYCDFENPKQYPAAVERVRRINAGRSRPATIWVAGPRICKPGEEWILRQLAASRADGFLVRNADQLYHFHGQRCVGDATLNVANHLAAAFFLERFGVERVTASYDLDADQLEALVRALPPGRVEVTLHQHMPMFHMEHCVFCAFLSQGHDYRDCGRPCEKHRVQLRDRVGALHPVKADAGCRNTVFNARAQTGAEYAGRLIRAGVRHFRIEFVEEPGDEVVRTLSRYAALLRGEIDGETLWRELRLVHQLGVTRGTLRRG
- a CDS encoding glycosyltransferase family 2 protein; this translates as MRRLVSVIMPVWNEADSIEAAVCSVLGQDWPRDDLEVCVVDGGSTDGTRDILARLARQDPRLRLLENPRRIIPVGLNLGLRAARGELLARLDGHGIWPPGYLRECVARLDREPGLVMVGGAWDCVGEGWLGAAVARAVASPWGVGNARYRTVSTSDPVQTVDSVPFWVTRRETFEQVGLFHEGFPCHEDYEFNYRLRQAGGRVILLPGVRAQYRVRSTLGRLARQYLRYGHWKGRFLTMAPGSLQPRHAVPPLWMAANVGLGGAALMDGTWVPVAAAWGLLYAAWLGLATIKLTRPPRPGGWDRRSGLVLPLVLFMIHACWGSGVWSGLVRGPVRGRPPRGLGRPEEKPPLRQTAGEPGAPTAVG
- a CDS encoding aminotransferase class I/II-fold pyridoxal phosphate-dependent enzyme, whose protein sequence is MNGSLSLRDRLARQVRDIPRSGIRDFFDIVSTMRDVISLSIGEPDFDTPWHVREYTVFALERGATHYTSNLGYLELRRALSRYVAQQFGAEYNPETEILVTVGVSEALDLALRALINPGDEVLYHEPCYVSYRALVLFAHGVPVAVETRPEDGFRLTRAMLEARVTPRTKVLLLNFPNNPTGAVMDRRDLEDIADFVRKHDLLVITDEIYAELTYDAPHVSLVSLPGMRERTIFLHGFSKAWAMTGFRLGYACAPPELTEAMMKIHQYTMLCASSLSQKAALEALTRPEQDVREMVDEYRRRRNFVASALRDLGLPCSQPRGAFYAFPEIRRFGLTSKEFALRLLQEEKVAAVPGTAFGDCGEGFLRCAYATGMEQLKEAMKRLGRFIARLEKAGPARAG